One region of Cucurbita pepo subsp. pepo cultivar mu-cu-16 chromosome LG03, ASM280686v2, whole genome shotgun sequence genomic DNA includes:
- the LOC111789770 gene encoding uncharacterized protein LOC111789770: protein MAQMWLRSIETVFGLTNCPEAHRVECAMFILREDAELWWQATLDIIIHEGGAVSWAEFKSVFIEEYYPEDVQLRKQQRFAPELVNTDYRTTRRFVLGLDTKIRNIVEAIAPTTYTTTMRATKSMEGPDSSCKPPSSSVGQKRCPEHENKLDDKPKCNKRGKNHWSQCLSHIRACFRCGKEDHMVKDCSGGGTKDSRN, encoded by the exons ATGGCACAGATGTGGTTGAGATCTATTGAGACTGTATTTGGGTTGACCAACTGCCCTGAGGCCCATAGGGTGGAGTGTGCTATGTTTATACTGCGTGAGGATGCGGAATTGTGGTGGCAGGCCACCCTTGACATTATTATTCATGAGGGAGGTGCAGTCTCGTGGGCAGAATTCAAGAGTGTCtttattgaagaatattatCCAGAGGATGTTCAGCTGCGAAAACAACAG CGATTTGCCCCAGAGTTGGTGAACACAGACTACCGGACAACAAGACGATTTGTGCTGGGGTTAGACACGAAGATTCGTAACATTGTTGAGGCGATTGCGCCTACCACTTACACTACCACCATGAGAGCAACTAAGTCTATGGAAGGACCTGATAGTTCGTGTAAACCCCCTTCATCGTCAGTGGGACAAAAGCGTTGTCCCgaacatgaaaataaattagacGACAAACCTAAGTGTAATAAGCGTGGGAAAAATCACTGGAGTCAATGTTTAAGTCACATTAGGGCCTGTTTTCGGTGTGGAAAGGAGGACCACATGGTCAAGGATTGCTCGGGAGGTGGCACAAAGGATTCTAGAAACTAG